The Notoacmeibacter ruber DNA segment CCGGGAAGGAAGCGTTCTACGCTGCCGGCTGCCCAAGCTGCCACAAGCCGAAATTCGTGACCCGGCGCGACGCCTCCAATAAAGCGCATGCGTTTCAGTTGATCTGGCCTTACTCGGACCTTCTCCTCCACGATATGGGGGAAGGCCTGGCGGACGGTCAGCAGGTCGGCCGCGCAAATGGCCGCGAATGGCGGACGCAGCCGCTTTGGGGTATCGGCCTGACGGAGGTGGTCTCGGGCCACACGCTCTTCCTTCACGACGGTCGCGCCCGCAATCTGGAAGAAGCCATCCTCTGGCATGGAGGCGAAGCTCAAGCCGCTCGCGATGCCTATGCCGCCATGGATAAATCACAGCGCGATGCGCTGATCACCTTTTTGGAATCGCTATGAGACGCCAGCCCATTCTTGCAGTTCTCGCCGTGTCCTGCGGGCTTTCTTTCCCTGGCGCAGCCTCTGCGCAGTCGGAAGAGCAAGACAAGGCCGGTGTGCGCGCGGTCCTATCCGCCGCAGTCGATGATTTCATCGTGCCGGAATATCGCGCACTGCAAGAACAGGCGAGGTCCCTTCAGGAAGCGGTCCAGAGCCTTTGCGAGGATCCGGGCACGGCGAAACTGGATCAGGCGCGACAATCATTCGCCGAGGCCGTCACTGTATGGTCGCGCGTGGAGACCGTTCGCTTCGGCCCGATCCTCCGGCAGAACGCGGCCGAGCGGATCTATTTCTTCCCCGATCGTCGTGGGATTGGCCTTCGTCAGGTGCAAGGGGTTCTGGCGGAAGAAGATGCGACGGCGACCGACGCCGAGAGCCTTGCAGGAAAGAGCGTCGCGCTTCAGGGGCTCGGTACGCTGGAATTCCTTCTGTTCGGCACCGGTGCCGAAGTCCTTGCGGAAGAGGAAGGTGATTTCCGTTGCCGGTTTGCGGAAGCCGTCGCCGAGCGGATCGAGGTAACCGCCGCCGAAGTGACCGACGAATGGACCGAGCCGGATGGCATCGCGGCCCGCTTTGTCGATCCGGCATCATCCTATGCCGATTTCCAGACGCAGGAAGATTCGCTTCGCGCCTTGCTCGGGGTTTTCACCAACGGGTTGGAAATGATTGCCGATACGCGCATCGCGCCATTTCTCGGCGAGGACGTGAACTCTGTTCGCCCGAAGGCGGCGGCGTGGTGGCGCGCCGGGCTGACCGGGCCGGCCATCCTCGCGAACCTCGAGGGACTCTCCGATCTGTTTCAACGGTCCGGCATGGCCAACCTCCTGCCGGAGGAAAACGGCAACCTGCCAGTCGAGATCGCCTTTGAGTTCGACAATGCCGAAAGGGCGCTGCAAAAGGTCGAGACACCCTTGTCCGAAGCTGTCGAGACAGCCGAAGGCCGCTCTCCCTTGGCCTATCTTCTCATCGTGACGCGCAGCCTGCGCAGTCTGTTTGCGGAGCGTTTTTCTGGCGCTATCGGGCTCGTCGCCGGCTTCTCATCTCTGGATGGAGACTGACCCGATGAGCGGATTTTCCCGCCGCACCATTCTTCAGGGTTTCGGTGCCCTGCTGGCTGGCTTTGGTTTGCCGGAGGCCGTCCATGCCGAAAAGGTCGGAAATCCGCTTTTCGCTACCGCCCTGATGGAGGGCGAACAATACGGAATGGCCATCCTGGACAGTGATGGTGAAGTGCTGCGGCGCGTCGTTCTGCCGGGCCGTGGTCACGACGTGACCTGCGACAAGGGCGGGCGACATATCGTTGCGTTCGCCCGGCGACCGGGTACCTTTGCGCTGGCGATCGATCAGCAGCGCGACCGCGAGCCGGTGGTCTTTCATTCTCCGCCGAACCGGCACTTCTACGGCCATGGTGTCTTCATCCAGAACGACAAGCTTCTGGTGGCCACCGAAAACGATTTCGATAACGGGCGCGGTGTTCTCGGCCTCTACGACGTGACCGATGGTTTCCGCCGTATCGGCGAATGGTCCAGTCACGGGATCGGACCGCATGATCTGGCGCTTTCGCCGGATGGAAAGAGCCTCATCATCGCCAATGGCGGCATGGACACGCACCCTGATTATGGCCGGGAGGTGCTGAATCTCGCCACCATGGAGCCTTCGCTGGTTTTCCTCGATCCGTCCGATGGCTCGCTGAGGGAAAAGCATGCGCTTCCGAATGAATGGTCACGCCTTTCGACGCGGCACATGGATGTCGCAGCGGACGGCACCGTCTTTGTCGGCTGCCAATGGCAGGGCGTCGCTTCGGAATGCCCGCCGCTGCTCCTGTCGTTCCGGGCTGGCGAGGGGCGTCGCGATTATGAGCTTGGCGAACTGGCCACCCGCCTTCAAGGCTATGTCGGATCAGTGAGCGTCAATCGCGATGCGGAGCGCGTGGCCATCACATCGCCTCACGGCGATCTGGCGATCATGCTCGATACGCGCACCGGCACGGTAACAGGCGTCGAAGAAGGGGTGGATCTGTGCGGCGCCGCCCCGCTCGCACAAGGCTTCATCACCTCGACGGGAACGGGTCGCTTCGGCCGAAACAACCTCCCGGGCCTCTCCTTCGACAACCACATATTGGCGCTCTAATCCTTTCCACACTGGAAGAATTGTAAACTAGAGTCTTTGACTCCACTGAAGGTGGAAAGTAGGAAATAAAAGTCATCATTGCTGTTGAGGTGTTCCATGCCGCGTTTCGATGATACGCGACACGATCGCGCTTGTGCCGCGGTAGACTACCTGTCCCGCCCTGCGGAACGTCTCGTGGTAGAAGGCTATCGCTCGAGCCTCAGCGGGTGCGCGGAACGCGACCCGAAGGCCTGGGCGGCCGCTTGGATGCTCTACCAGAACGAACTTGGCGAGATCGATGGCCGCATCGCATTCGACGGTCTGGTGGGACTGATCGGTACGCTGGGACGCTGCGCCACATGCCCGTTGCGGTTTTTCAGGCGGGATATTTCTCATCTTTGCCGGGATGAGGGCCTACTTCTCGCCCTCGTCGCCGCCGCACAGCATGGTGACGAACAGACCGGACAAATCGCGGCCGAAGCGCTGTCATGTCCGGCAAAATGCGGAGAATTGGCCATGGCCGCTGCCGAATATGGATTTCGGCTGCGAATGGTCGGCCGGACTCTCTTGCCCATCTCCGCATCCTTTACGGCGTCGATCGCCGACAAGAAAGCACAGCCTGCGCGGGACGACCGGCCGGTTGCTGCGACATTACACTGAACATTGAAAGGAACGTCATGAGAAACAGCCACCCGATCCGTACTGGTCTTCTGGCCGCACTATTTGCCGGGGCCGCCATGCCCGCCCTCGCTGCGGACGAACTCGATCGCTCGGCGATCGTCGACAATTATGCCGACATTGCTCTTGCCGAATATACGGACTCGCTGGAATTGGCTCGCGACCTCGACGCCAAGATCGATGCTCTGGTTGAAGATCCCTCCGAGGACACGCTTCAGGCCGCCAAGGATGCCTGGCTGGCCGCGCGTGTTCCCTATCAGCAGACCGAAGCCTACCGTTTTGGCAACGCCATCGTGGATGACTGGGAAGGCCGCGTGAATGCATGGCCGCTCGATGAAGGTCTGATCGATTATGTTGACGCCTCTTATGGCACCGAAAGCGACGCCAACACGGCCTACACCGCCAATGTGATTGCCAATCCGAGTTTCGAACTGAATGGCGAAACTGTCGATGCAAGCTCGATCACACCGGCGCTCCTTCAGGATACGCTGCAGGAAGCCGGTGGCGTGGAAGCCAACGTGGCGACCGGCTATCATGCGATCGAATTCCTTCTTTGGGGACAGGATCTGAACGGCACCGATGCCGGTGCAGGCGATCGTCCGGCCACCGATTTCGCAACCGGTGATGACTGCACAGGCGACAATTGCGAGCGCCGCGCTGAATATCTTCAGGCCGCGTCCGACCTCCTCATCTCCGACCTGGAAGAGATGGTGGCGAACTGGGAAGAAGGCGGCGAAGCCCGCACGACCCTCACCGATGGCGCGCCGGAAGATGCATTCCGCACGATCCTGACCGGGTTGGGCTCCCTTTCCTATGGCGAACTGGCCGGTGAGCGAATGAAGCTCGGCCTTCTGCTGCATGACCCGGAAGAGGAGCATGACTGCTTTTCCGACAACACCCACTATTCACATTTCTATGATGTGAAGGGCATTCAGAACGTCTATCTCGGTAGCTACGAAGGCCCGGACGGGGAAACCACATCCGGTCCTTCGCTCTCCGATCTGGTCAAGGCAAATGAGCCCGCTCTCGACGAAGAGATGCGGACCAAGCTGGACGAGACCGTTGCAGCCATGCAGGCGATCGTTGATGCGGCCGAAGACGGAGAGTCCTACGATCAGCAGATCGGCGAGGGCAATGAAGAGGGCAATGCCCGAGTTCAGGCCGCCATTGATGCGCTGATCGCCCAGACGCGCACGATCGAGCGTGTCATCGCTTCGCTCGACCTCGGAAGTATCGAACTCGAAGGCTCCGACAGCCTCGACAACCCGAACGCCGTCTTCCAGTAAGAGAAGCAGGCCGACCGCCTCGAAAGAGGCGGATCACAAGACGGTCGGCTCCAGTCCCGGAGCCGGCCGTTTTTATGCAGCCAGACGAGAAATCCGGCTAGCTGGATAGTTCGATCGATCGGCGTCGCGCAGCGTCCGCGACCTCGGCCATCATCGTCTTCAACCGGTCATCCGTCATCATCATGGCAAGGCCGGCGGCGGTCGTGCCGTTTGGGCTCGTCACCTGTCGGCGCAATTCCGCAGGGTCGGTCTCGCCATCCGCGGCCAGTTTGGCCGCGCCCAATGCGGTCTGCCGAGCCAGAAGTGCGGCCAGATCGGCGCTCAGGCCGAGTTTCTCGCCAGCCTCTGCGAGCGCTTCGATGAAGTGGAAGACGTAAGCCGGGCCGCTGCCGGATATCGCCGTCACGGCATCCATCTGAGACTCCTCTTCGAGTTCAGCCACCGCGCCATTGGTTTCCAGCAGTTTCCGGACATTGGCGATGAGCGCGCCACCGGCGGCATCATTGGCGATATAGGCCATCATGCCCTCACCAATGGCAGCAGGCGTGTTTGGCATGACGCGGATGATCGGGGTTTGGTCGCCGTAAATCTCTTCATAGCGCCGGATCGGAAGCCCGGCTGCGATGCTGAGAACCGCCGCCCCACGCGCGGTGGCACTGCGATAGGCTGGGGCGATGTCGGCCATTACCTGCGGCTTTACGGCGAGTACGATCAACTCGGCGCCGAAATCGTCCGGAGAGGGAGGATCGGCAAAGGTTGAAGCGCCGAGTGCCGCGACCCGCGCGCGGCCCTCTTCGCTTGGCTCGACGACGCCGGTCTCGTCGGGAGAGAGGCATCCAGATTCGATCCAGGCCTTGAGCATGGCAAAGCCCATATTGCCGCAGCCCACCATTAAAACCCGCATGTTTCGCTCCCGCTTCCATCGCTTTCGGCGGTTGTGACAAACTCCTTTCATGCGTGCAAGGAGGCTGGAAACCCAAGGGGCGAGACGAGGCTTTCACAAGCCAGTGGAGAACCCAGCCGCGATTCACACATTCTTTGTCATGCCCGCTTAGCCTTCGAGAAAAATTGACGCTGGCGCGCTTCGCGCCGGGATAGGTCATGGGAGCGAAAAGCAGGAATGGCAGCATCGTTTCTATCGCGAAAGCCGACGCAGGATGGCACAGCCGGGACAAGGCTCATGCCTGATGATTTGCGAGCGACTTTTCAGGAAGCGAAGGCCCGCCGCCGTGCCGAACGCGGCCTTCATAGGCCATTGGAAGAGACGTCCGAGAAGACGCTGCCAGACGACGGCGCCATTTCCTTATCCGGCGAGACGGAGACAAGTGCTGATAACCGAGAGGCCGGACGGTCAACCCGTCGCCCCGAACGCAGAGAAGACCAGAGGGCCGCCATAGCTGAGACGGTCTACGCTGATCGTTCCCAACGCGGCCCGCCTGCCTCCGCGGTTGAAGCGGCAGCAACCGAGGCGGAACATCCTGAGACGGAAACAGCATCTCCCGGCGCGGTGGCAAATGGCATCTGGAAGACCGGAACCATACTGGCTCTTTGCGCTCTCCTGGGGATCGCGCTCGGTGTCGCTCTCGCGATGACAGTCCTCGAGACGTGATTTTCCCGATTGCGGAGAACATTGCAGTCCCTGCGTGTTGTCGCACCGCTCACTGAACGGGCGACGAACGCAAACAAAAGGGCCGGCAAGAACTGCCGGCCCTATCGAGATTGAACGGGATGGATCGCCGTCAGGCGTGGAAGACCGTCGCGCCTTCATCGGCCCGTCCGACAACCTGCCGGAAGGCGGCAAACAATTCACGTCCCATGCCGTGCTGGTTCTTTGCCATATCGGCCGATACGGCTTCGCGGCCGGCGAATTCGTCTCCGTCGACGAGGACTTCCAGCGTGCCCTGCTCACCGTCCAAGCGGATCATGTCCCCGGTACGGACCTTGGCGATCGGGCCGCCACTCAGCGCTTCGGGCGTGACGTGGATGGCCGCAGGCACTTTGCCCGATGCGCCGCTCATGCGGCCATCGGTCACGAGAGCCACCTTGAAGCCGCGATCCTGGAGCACCCCGAGCGGCGGTGTCAGTTTATGCAGTTCCGGCATGCCGTTGGCCTTCGGTCCCTGAAAGCGGACGACCGCGATGAAGTCCTTGTCCAGTTCGCCGGCCTTGAACGCGTCCTGCAGTTCGGACTGGTCCTCGAAGACGATGGCGGGCGCCTCCACGAAACGGTTTTCCGGCTTGACCGCCGAGATCTTGATGATGGCCTCGCCCATATTGCCCTTCATGACCTCGATACCGCCGGTTGGCTGGAACGGCTTATCGGCGGTCGTCAGGATTTTCGGCTCATGGCTCACATCCGGCGCTTTTTCGCGCACCACTGTGCCGTCCTCGCCGAGCTTCACCTCGATGCCGTATGATTCCATTCCCTCGCCGTAGACGGTGCGGATATCGTCATGGATCAGACCGGCTTTCGACAGCTCCTTGATCAGGAAACCCATGCCGCCCGCTGCGTGGAAGTGGTTCACGTCGGAAAGACCGTTGGGGTATACCCTCGCCAGAAGCGGTACATTGTCAGAGATTTGGGAAATATCGTCCCATGTGAGCTTGATGCCTGCCGCCGCCGCCATGGCGATCAGGTGGATCGTGTGGTTGGTCGAGCCGCCCGTCGCGTTGAGCCCGACAACCGCGTTGACGATGGAGCGCTCGTCGATCATGCGGCCGACTGGGGTGAATTCGTTCCCCGCCTGCGTGATCTGGAAGGCGCGGGCGACGGCCTCCTTCGTCAGGGCGTCGCGGAGCGGCGTATTCGGGTTGACGAAAGACGCGCCCGGCATGTGCAGGCCCATGATCTCCATCATCATCTGATTGGAGTTGGCGGTGCCATAGAATGTACAGGTTCCCGGACCGTGATAGCTCTTGCTTTCCGCTTCGAGCAATTCGGCCCGCCCGATCTTGCCTTCCGCATAAAGCTGGCGGATGCGGGATTTTTCGTCGTTGGGCAGCCCCGAGGTCATAGGACCGGCCGGCACGAAGATGCTGGGCAGGTGGCCGAAAGTGAGCGCCGCGATAAAAAGACCCGGAACGATCTTGTCGCAGACGCCAAGATAGACGGCGGCGTCGAACATGTTGTGAGACAGACCCACGCCGGCCGCCATGGCGATGACATCGCGAGAGAACAGGGAAAGTTCCATGCCCGGCTGGCCCTGCGTCACGCCGTCGCACATGGCTGGAACGCTCGATGCGACCTGGGCGACGCCGCCCACCTCGCGTGCGGCATCACGGATGATATCCGGAAACCGCTCGAAGGGCTGATGCGCCGAGAGCATGTCGTTATAGGCGGTGATGATGCCGAGATTGGGCACGGTATCGCCCGAGAGGTCGCTCTTTTCCGCAGCCGAGCAGGCGGCGAACCCATGGGCCAGATTGGAGCAGGACAGCGTCGTGCGATTGACGCCGGCGCTGACCGCATCGTCTAGGCGCTGAAGATAGGATTCGCGGCTTGGCTTGCTGCGTTCGATAATGCGTTCTGTGATCTGCGTGATCTCTTGGGTCGGCATAGTGGTTTATCCTTCGGCTGGCGCGTACCAGATATTGATACCCGTCGGGGCGTGATCGAAGATGGCGCGAATGGGATAGGGAGATTCCTTGTCCGACAATGCGTCGAACAACACGCTTTTCTTCTCGACCCCTTCAATATGAAGATGGATGGAACGGCCTTTGACGAGCGCAGGCAGGTTCCAGGTGAGCCGGGGTTCTTCTGCGCCCGGCGCATTCATTGCGAGGACACGCGGCTCTCCCTTCGGGTCGAGCGCCTCGTCCAGCGTATCGCCCTTGGGAAAGAATGAAGCCGTATGGCCGTCTGTCCCCATACCCAGCAGCACCACGTCGAAGGGCTGCGGAAGGCCTTTCAGACGCTGATTGAGTATGGTGGCTGCTTCTTCGGCTGTCGGAACAGGCTCGTACAATTTTTCAAAAGCGGCGCCGGCGGCGTGCCGCTGCAGAAGGCGCTTGATGACGAGCGCCGCATTGGAGCGTGGTGAGGACGTGTCGACGAACCGCTCGTCCACAAGGGTCACGATGACCTTGCTCCAGTCGATGTCTCGCTCCGAAAGCGCGACGAAGAACTGTTCGGGGGTTCGTCCGCCGGACAGCGCCAGCGTGGCGATGCCTCGCTCTTCGATCGCGGCGGCGAGCTCGTCGGCAACCCGTCCGGAAAGTCGCTCCGCCAGACGCCCCCGGCTGGAAAATTCAAGCCATTGCGGTTCGCCCGGCGCCCTGGCGAGCAGATCTTCGGGATTTCGGTTTTCGCTCTGTTCAGAAGGATTCATGCCAGCTCCGCCCATCTCGTTCGATCAGGCCGATCGCAGCGGCAGGACCCCACGAACCGGCGGTGTAGCCGGCGATATCGCCCGGTCTCTCGTGCCATGCGCGCATGATGGGGTCGATCCACTTCCATGCCGCCTCGACTTCGTCGCCCCGCATGAACAATGTCTGGTTTCCCCGAACCACATCGGTCAGCAGCCGCTCATAGGCGTCAGGGTTCCGCACGTTGAATGCATCGGCGAAATACATGTCGAGCGGCACGTGCCGTAGCCGCATTCCGCCCGGCCCGGGGTCCTTGACCATCATCCACTGCTTGACCCCTTCATCCGGCTGAAGACGGATGACGAGCTGATTGGCGACGACTTCACCGGCGCTTTCCTCGAAGATGGAATGCGGGATCGGTTTGAACTGCACGACAATCTCGGAGGCCCGCGTCGCGAGACGCTTGCCGGTGCGCAGATAGAAGGGAACCCCGGCCCACCGCCAATTGCCGATCTCCGTTTTCAGCGCGACAAAGGTTTCCGTTTCGCTTTTACCGCTCTCCAGTTCGTCCAGATAACCCTTTACGGCGCCGCCCAGAGAAGCGCCAGCTCGATACTGGCCGCGTACCGTATGACGGTGGACGGTATCGTTGGTCATCGGCGTCAGGGCGCGCAGAACCTTCAGCTTTTCGTCGCGGACCGCGTCGGCATCCAGCGAGGCGGGCGGCTCCATTGCCACCAGGCACAGAAGCTGAAGCATATGGTTCTGAACCATGTCGCGCATCGCGCCGGACTTATCGTAGTAATCGGCGCGGCTTTCCAGCCCGACTCTCTCCGCCACCGTAATCTGCACATGGTCGATGTGGGCGCTGTTCCAGAGCGGTTCGTAAAGGGCATTGCCGAAGCGCAACACCATCAGGTTCTGGACGGTCTCCTTGCCGAGGTAATGGTCGATCCGGAAAATCTGATCCTCACGAAACACCGAAGAGAGAGTTCGGTTAAGTTCGACGGCGGATTCCAAATCGCGTCCGAGTGGCTTTTCAACGACGATCCGAGTCTCGTCGGTGAGAAGGTCGTGATCGCGGATTCGCTCCGCGATTGGCCCGAAAAGCGATGGGCCGACCGCGAGATAGAAGGCTCGGACAGCCCGGCTGTCGCCGATTTTCTCGTGAAGGGCCTGCCACCCCTCGTCGCTCGTCGCATCCACCGCCACATAGAATAGGCGGTTGAGAAAGGCATCGACCTGACCGTGATCCTTTTCCTCCTCGCTGACATATTCGGTCAGCGCGTTACGCGCATAGTCGCGGAACTCCTGATCGGAAAGCTCTGAGCGGGAGGCGCCGATGATACGGGTCGGCTCTGTGAACTGCCCGGCACACTGGCGATGGTAGAGTGCGGGAAGAAGTTTTCGCTCTGCGAGATCTCCGGTTGCGCCGAAGATGACGAAATCGCAGGAATCGACGGGAATGATGGTGCTGCTCATGAAGCGGCCTGTTCTCCGGTGATGGCACCCGTACCTATATAAATCGATTTAGAAGAGCAATAAGCTGTCGTGCTCGGCTGCCATGCGAATGGGTTCCGGCACGATATAGAGGGCGGAAGGAGCGACGGGTCCAGCCTTGCCCGTATCAAAGCCTGTCGAGCATGGCGAACCACGTCATCGCAAGGAACAGCAGCGGCTTTCTCAGCGCGACTCCGCCGGGGAAAGGAGGAATATCCAGATCCTGCAGAAGTTTAAGATCGTCGCGATGGCCCATCACGGCATCGGCCCAGAGGCGACCGGTATGGGTCGCCATCATCACCCCGTGGCCGGAAAAGCCGCCGATCGAGGTAACGCCCGGCATGATGGTGCGCACGAAGGGCAGGCGGGGAAGGGTAATACCCACCGAACCGCCCCATACATGGTCGATATCGACATCGAAAAGGTCGGGAAATATCTCTGCGATCTGCTTGCGGATATGGCCTGAAATGTCGCCCGGTGTTTTGGCGCTATAGGCCTCACGCCCGCCGAACATCAGCCGGTCGCCCGAGATCTTCCGGAAATAGCGCACCATGAAACGGCTGTCGTCCACGGCTTCGCCACCGGGCAGGATGGCGTCGGCGTTGTCGAGCGGGCCGGTTGCTCCGATGAAGGACCGTATCGGCATGATGTGGCGCGGCGATACGGGTTCGGCCTGAAACGCATCGCCATGAGCATTGGTCGCAACAAGGCAGCGCGATGCATGCAGCGTGCCGTGCTCCATCGTTATCCGAACACCCGCACCCTCTGCGTCGATTGCATGGGCGGGGGTGTTCTCAAAAAGCCTTGTGCCCGATTTCTCGGCGGCTTCGGCCATTCCCACCACCAGTTTGAGTGGGTGAATATGACCGGTGCCGATATCCCGGATCGAGGCATGATAACGTTTCGATCCGATGGCCGCCGCCGTCTCCTCACGATCGAGAAAGGAGATATGTGGGTAATCGTAGCGCTCCGCCATGGCTTCGGCATGGTTTCGATAGCCTTGCACCCAGCGCTTCTTGTGAACGGCGCTGATCTGCCCGGGCCGGTAGTCGATATCGAATCCGTGATCGTCCGCCATGGAGAGCAGTTCCGCTTTCGCCTCTTCAGCAATCCGAAAGAGGGCGCGGGAGCGCTCCAGACCGATTTCGCTTTCCAACTCGGTCGGCCATGCGCGTTGTCCGGTTCCGATCTGCCCGCCATTGCGGCCCGAGGCGCCGTCTCCGAAGCGATGGGCATCGATCAGGACGACGTCTGCGCCCCCACCCGCAAGGCGCAGCGCCGCCGAAAGACCGGTATAGCCTCCACCAATAATGGCGATATCGGCCCGCTGGTCTCCATCGAGCGAGGGATAGGCCGGCCGGTTGGCGACACTGGCCTCGTACCAGGAGAGACCAGGAGAAATGGGGCTGCGGTAGATCATGACGCGCAATTAGCTGCGGGCGAAGCGGTTCACAAGAGCGGTCGTAAAGGTTCGCGGAGAAGCGCGTTCAGGCGACCTCAATGGTTGACGACGAGGGCGATCGCCGGTTCGCCATCTTCCGCGACAATCAGAGTATAATCGCAGGTGAACTGCCAGGCGGCTTCGCCGTCGGCCCGCTTCTGCGTCCAGTCCATGGTCACAAAGGCCGTCGATCCGGAAATTTCCATTGTTCGGACGGCGAAGTCCGAACTGACGATCTCTTCCCGCTCCAGAACGGTCAGAAGCGCGTCGATATTCTCCAGAAGATCTTCTTCCTCGGAAAAGACCGTACCGCCTCCGAGCTGCCAAATCGTCACAGGATAGGTGAAACAGTCGGCGATGGCTTCGGAGTCGAAATCGTCGAAGCCGTTGCGGTACGTCTCGAACAAGGCTTCGATATCGTCGCGCGTAAGTGTGTGCGGTTCCTGGTTCATGGCCGGGTCCGGATGAATGAGGACGAAAGGACGGGATTTAGACGTTCAGCAGCAGAAACTCGCGTTCCCACGGGCTGATCACCTGCATGAAGGTCTCGAATTCGCCTCGCTTTACACCGCAATAATTGGTGATGAATTCGCGTCCGAGAATTTCACGGAAATCCTGCTCTTCCTCGAAAAGGGAGACTGCATCGAGAAGACTGCGCGGCAGTTCGATCGCGCCTTCATTGACACTTTCCTGGGTCGGTTCCTCCGGCTCCACTGCGTTGCGAATGCCAAGAAGTCCCGCGGCGAGCGAGGCGGCAAGCGCAAGGTAGGGGTTGGCGTCAGAGGAGGGCAGTCGGTTTTCCACGCGCCTTGCCTGTGGCTCCGAGGCCGGCACCCGAAAAGCGGTGGTGCGGTTGTCGTAGCCCCATTTGTTGTTGAGGGGGCAGGCCATGTCTGGCGCGAGGCGGCGATAGGAGTTGACGTACGGTGCCATGGTGACGAGTGCGCGCGGAACGTAGCGCTGCATACCGCCAATATAGTGGAAGAAAAGTTGCGAGGCTCGACCGTCTGCATCGGTGAAGATGTTCTCGCCCGTATCGCTTCTCACCACGCTCTGGTGAATATGCATGGCGCTGCCCGGAAGGCCTTCCATCGGCTTGGCCATGAAGGTGGCGTAGATGCCATGCTTCATCGCGGCTTCGCGTATCGTTCTCTTGAAGAGGAAGACCTGATCGGCGAGTTCCAGCGGATCGCCGTGGCGCAGATTGATCTCGAGCTGGGCCGGCCCGCTCTCGTGAATCAGCGTGTCGATTTCCAGGCCCTGCGCTTCGGAGAAGTGGTAGATATCGTCCACCAGATCGTCGAACTCGTTGATGCCGGAAATGGAATAGCCCTGGCCGCCGAGGATCGAACGTCCGGAGCGGCCCTTCGGTGGCTCCAGCGGATAGTCGGGATCGACGTTCTGCGCGACGAGATAGAACTCGATCTCGGGCGCGACGACAGGCTTGAATCCGTCCTTCGCATATTCACCCACCACACGCTTGAGGACGTTCCTTGGCGTATAGCGGACATTCTCCCGCGCTGTATCGACGATATCGCATATGATCTGGGCGGTGGGGTCGCTCTCCCACGGCACGACGCACAAGGTGGAAAGGTCCGGCAGGAGCTTGAGATCGCCGTCATTGGGGTCATAGCGAAAATCGCC contains these protein-coding regions:
- a CDS encoding imelysin family protein codes for the protein MRRQPILAVLAVSCGLSFPGAASAQSEEQDKAGVRAVLSAAVDDFIVPEYRALQEQARSLQEAVQSLCEDPGTAKLDQARQSFAEAVTVWSRVETVRFGPILRQNAAERIYFFPDRRGIGLRQVQGVLAEEDATATDAESLAGKSVALQGLGTLEFLLFGTGAEVLAEEEGDFRCRFAEAVAERIEVTAAEVTDEWTEPDGIAARFVDPASSYADFQTQEDSLRALLGVFTNGLEMIADTRIAPFLGEDVNSVRPKAAAWWRAGLTGPAILANLEGLSDLFQRSGMANLLPEENGNLPVEIAFEFDNAERALQKVETPLSEAVETAEGRSPLAYLLIVTRSLRSLFAERFSGAIGLVAGFSSLDGD
- a CDS encoding DUF1513 domain-containing protein → MSGFSRRTILQGFGALLAGFGLPEAVHAEKVGNPLFATALMEGEQYGMAILDSDGEVLRRVVLPGRGHDVTCDKGGRHIVAFARRPGTFALAIDQQRDREPVVFHSPPNRHFYGHGVFIQNDKLLVATENDFDNGRGVLGLYDVTDGFRRIGEWSSHGIGPHDLALSPDGKSLIIANGGMDTHPDYGREVLNLATMEPSLVFLDPSDGSLREKHALPNEWSRLSTRHMDVAADGTVFVGCQWQGVASECPPLLLSFRAGEGRRDYELGELATRLQGYVGSVSVNRDAERVAITSPHGDLAIMLDTRTGTVTGVEEGVDLCGAAPLAQGFITSTGTGRFGRNNLPGLSFDNHILAL
- a CDS encoding imelysin family protein, with the translated sequence MRNSHPIRTGLLAALFAGAAMPALAADELDRSAIVDNYADIALAEYTDSLELARDLDAKIDALVEDPSEDTLQAAKDAWLAARVPYQQTEAYRFGNAIVDDWEGRVNAWPLDEGLIDYVDASYGTESDANTAYTANVIANPSFELNGETVDASSITPALLQDTLQEAGGVEANVATGYHAIEFLLWGQDLNGTDAGAGDRPATDFATGDDCTGDNCERRAEYLQAASDLLISDLEEMVANWEEGGEARTTLTDGAPEDAFRTILTGLGSLSYGELAGERMKLGLLLHDPEEEHDCFSDNTHYSHFYDVKGIQNVYLGSYEGPDGETTSGPSLSDLVKANEPALDEEMRTKLDETVAAMQAIVDAAEDGESYDQQIGEGNEEGNARVQAAIDALIAQTRTIERVIASLDLGSIELEGSDSLDNPNAVFQ
- the proC gene encoding pyrroline-5-carboxylate reductase, which produces MRVLMVGCGNMGFAMLKAWIESGCLSPDETGVVEPSEEGRARVAALGASTFADPPSPDDFGAELIVLAVKPQVMADIAPAYRSATARGAAVLSIAAGLPIRRYEEIYGDQTPIIRVMPNTPAAIGEGMMAYIANDAAGGALIANVRKLLETNGAVAELEEESQMDAVTAISGSGPAYVFHFIEALAEAGEKLGLSADLAALLARQTALGAAKLAADGETDPAELRRQVTSPNGTTAAGLAMMMTDDRLKTMMAEVADAARRRSIELSS
- the edd gene encoding phosphogluconate dehydratase — encoded protein: MPTQEITQITERIIERSKPSRESYLQRLDDAVSAGVNRTTLSCSNLAHGFAACSAAEKSDLSGDTVPNLGIITAYNDMLSAHQPFERFPDIIRDAAREVGGVAQVASSVPAMCDGVTQGQPGMELSLFSRDVIAMAAGVGLSHNMFDAAVYLGVCDKIVPGLFIAALTFGHLPSIFVPAGPMTSGLPNDEKSRIRQLYAEGKIGRAELLEAESKSYHGPGTCTFYGTANSNQMMMEIMGLHMPGASFVNPNTPLRDALTKEAVARAFQITQAGNEFTPVGRMIDERSIVNAVVGLNATGGSTNHTIHLIAMAAAAGIKLTWDDISQISDNVPLLARVYPNGLSDVNHFHAAGGMGFLIKELSKAGLIHDDIRTVYGEGMESYGIEVKLGEDGTVVREKAPDVSHEPKILTTADKPFQPTGGIEVMKGNMGEAIIKISAVKPENRFVEAPAIVFEDQSELQDAFKAGELDKDFIAVVRFQGPKANGMPELHKLTPPLGVLQDRGFKVALVTDGRMSGASGKVPAAIHVTPEALSGGPIAKVRTGDMIRLDGEQGTLEVLVDGDEFAGREAVSADMAKNQHGMGRELFAAFRQVVGRADEGATVFHA
- the pgl gene encoding 6-phosphogluconolactonase; this translates as MNPSEQSENRNPEDLLARAPGEPQWLEFSSRGRLAERLSGRVADELAAAIEERGIATLALSGGRTPEQFFVALSERDIDWSKVIVTLVDERFVDTSSPRSNAALVIKRLLQRHAAGAAFEKLYEPVPTAEEAATILNQRLKGLPQPFDVVLLGMGTDGHTASFFPKGDTLDEALDPKGEPRVLAMNAPGAEEPRLTWNLPALVKGRSIHLHIEGVEKKSVLFDALSDKESPYPIRAIFDHAPTGINIWYAPAEG